The Streptomyces kanamyceticus DNA segment CGTCGACCTCGTCTCGCCCGAGTCGCTCGGCGATCTGCGCAAGGCCCTGACCCCGATCGCGGAACACCTGCGGGGACAGCGCGGCAAGCCCTGACGCCCACCCGCGCGTCCTCGCACGTCTTCGCACCCTGCGCGCTCTTCGCACCCGGCAGCGGCACCCCTCACTCCGCCGACGACTGAGGGATCGGCAGCCGGAGCTCGAAGAGCGCACCGCCCGACGGCGCCTCCCGGACCACGAGGGTGCCGCCGTGCCGCACCGCCACGTCCCGCGCGATCGCGAGGCCGAGCCCGGCCCCGCCGTCGTCCCTGCTGCGTGCGTCGTCCAGGCGTACGAAGCGTTCGAAGATCCGCTCACGCTCGCCCTCCGGCACGCCGCTCCCGTCATCGGCCACCTCAAGGACCGCCCAGGCACCATCGGTCCTGGTGGTGACCGCGACCTGGGAGCGCGCGTGCCGCTGTGCGTTGTTCAGGAGATTGCCGAGCACCCGCGCCAACTGGCCACGGGAACCGGCGACTTCGAGACTCTTGAGGTCCGTGCGCACGTCGACGCGGTCCCGGGTGCGCTGCGAGAGCTCCTCGCGGACCAGCGCCGCGAGGTCGACCCGCGCGCCGCCCGGCTTCTCCCCCGCGTCCAGGCGGGCGAGCAGGAGCAGATCGGCGGCGAGCTCCTGGAGCCGCACGGTGTCCGCGACCGCCCCGTCGACGTCCAGCAACTCCGGGTGCGCGGCGCCCACTTCGAGCTGGGTGCGCAGCGAAGCGATGGGGCTGCGCAGCTCGTGGGAGGCGTCCGCGACGAACCGGCGCTGGCGCTCCACGGAGGTCTGCAGGGCCGTGAGGGTCTCGTTCGTGGTGCGGGCCAGGCGGGCGATCTCGTCGTGCGTGTCCGGCTCGGGGACCCGGCGCGCCAGGTCCTCGGACGCGGTGATGGCGGACATCTCCTCGGTGATGGCGGCCACCGGGCGCAGCGCCCTGCGCGTCACCAGCCAGGTGGTGCCCGCGACGACGGCGAGCAGCAGCGGGAAGCCGACCAGCATCGACGTCAACGCCGTGGACACCGCGCTCTGTTCGTCGGAGAGGGAGCCGCCCGCGTAGACGGTGAGGTCGCCCGTCGACTCGTTCTCCGTACTCACCTCGACGGCGGCGAAGCGGTAGTCGGCGCTCTCGCCGTCGACGGTGGCGGAGCCGTTGGTGTACTCGGTGTCGTCGGAGATCTCGGACTCGGACCCGTCGCCGCCCTTCCCCCGGTCTTCGCCCTTGCCCCGGTCTTCGCCCTTCGCCTCGCCGTCGTCGTCACCCGACGGCTTCCCTGCCGCGGTACCGGGCTTCACCGCGTCCACCCCGGTGCCGCTGATCCGCTCGAGGTCCTCGCTCGCCGCGACCAACCGCCCGTCCTCGTCCACGACTTGGACGGGGGCGTCCTCACCGTCGGGCAGGTCGAGATCGGCGGGCGAACGGCCCGAGACCAGCTGCGACGCGACCTCGCGGGCGGCGGACGAAGCCCGGGCGCCCGCCTGGTCGGTGAGGTTGGTGCGCAAGGAGAGCAGCACGGCCGCGCCCGCCGCGATCAGGGCGAGGGCGACGACAAGACCGGCGCCGAGCGTGGCCCTGGCCCGCACCGAGCCGAAGAGCCGCCTCATCGCGGGGCCTCCAGACGGTAGCCCGCGCCGCGCACGGTCTTGATGAGGGCGGCGCCCAGCTTGCGGCGCAGCGTGCTGATGTACACCTCGACGATGTTGGGATCGCCCTCGTACGCGAAGTCCCAGACGTGTTCCAGGATGTCGCCCTTGGAGACCACCTCACCGGCCCGCGTCACCAACTGCTCGAGGACCGCGAACTCCTTGGTGGTGAGGGTGACTTCGTCATCGCCGCGGAAGACGCGCCGCGCGGCCGTGTCGACCTTGAGGTCCCCCAGTGTGTGCACGGGCGAAGGGCCACCGGACCCGCGACGGCGCAGCAGCGCCTTCACCCGGGCGACGAGCACGACGTACGAGAAGGGCTTGGTGAGGTAGTCGTCGGCGCCCGTGTCCAGGCCCTCCGCCTCGTCGTACTCGCCGTCCTTCGCGGTGAGCATCAGGATCGGTACGTCGTGGCCCGCGGCCCGCAGCATGGCGCAGATCCGGTAGCCGTTCATGCCGGGCAGCATGATGTCGAGGACGACCAGGTCGTACGTTCCCTCGCTCGCGCGGTGCAGCCCGTCGATGCCGTCGTGCACGACGTCGACGGCGTACCCCTCGGCGGTCAGGCCCTTGGCCAGGGAGAGCGCGAGGCGCTTCTCGTCCTCCACGATCAACAGACGCATGCGTTCAGGGTCGCAGAGCGAAGCTGAAGAGTTCTTCAGGCGGCTTCAGGCTGGGTTCAGGGTCGCTCCGCCAGATTGGTCCTCGTCGAAAGCGAACGAAGCGAGCGGCAGCGGCCCACAGGACGCCGCCGCACCGCCCACCGTCTCGGGAGGGACCCCTCATGAAGCGCAACATCGTCATCGCCACCTTCGCCGCCGCGGCCCTGGTCGCCGGAGGCACCGCCACCGCCCTCGCGGTCACCGGCGACGACGAGTCGACGGCCGCCAAGCACTCCAGCGTCCAGGTCAAGGACGTCAAGGACGACGACCGCGACGACACGGTGGAGAACGTCACCGAGGCCAAGGCCGCGAAGGTGACGGCGGCGGACGCGATCAGGGCGGCCCTCGCGGACACCCCGGGCACCGCGGTCTCCGCCGAGCTCGACGACGAGGACGGCGGCCTGGTCTGGGGCGTCGACGTCCTGAAGGGCAGCACCTGGCACAACGTCGAGGTCGACCCCGGCACCGGCAAGGTCCTCGGCTCCTGGGTCGACAAGGACGACGACGGTGACGACGGTGACGACGCCACCCGCGTGAACTCCGCGCTCAAGGGCGCGTCCACCAGCGCCGAGGACGCGGCGAAGGCCGCCGCGGCCAAGGGCACCGTGACCTCCGTGGACCTGGACGACGACGGCACGGCCGGTGCCTGGGAGGTCGAGACGACCGACACCAAGGGCGCCGAGGCCGACTGGCACGTGGGCCTGAAGGGCGACAAGGTCACGGCCGACCGCTCGGACCGCCACGACGACCGGGGCGACCACGACGACCGTGACGGCAAGGACCACGACGACGACGGCTCCGACGACTGAGGCAGCTCGGAGCGGCACCCCCGTCCCCACCGAGGCGGCGTCACCGACGCCGCCTCCGGCGCGCGCTCAGCCCGACGTCACCCCGAGGTCAACCCGGCGACCAGCTCATCAGCTGCCGCATAAGGGTCCAGCTCCCCCGCCACGATCCGCTGCGCGAGAGCGGACAGGCGGCGGTCGCCGTGCAGGGAGCCGATCCGTTCCCGCAGGGCGGTGACCGCGATGGCCTCCACCTCGTGCGCGGCCCGCGCCGCGCGCCGCTCCGCGAGGACGCCCCGCTCCTCCATCCAGGCCCGGTGCTTCTCCAGCGCCTCGACGACCTCGTCGATGCCCTCGCCGCGCGCCGCGACCGTCTTCACGATCGGCGGCCGCCAGTCGCCGGGGCCGCGGGATTCGCCGAGCCCGAGCATGTGGTTCAGCTCGCGCGCCGTCGCGTCCGCGCCGTCGCGGTCCGCCTTGTTGACGACGTACACGTCGCCGATCTCCAGGATTCCGGCCTTCGCCGCCTGGATGCCGTCGCCCATGCCGGGCGCGAGCAGCACCACCGACGTGTCGGCCTGCGAGGCGATCTCCACCTCGGACTGCCCGACGCCGACCGTCTCGACGAGGATCACGTCGCAGCCCGCCGCGTCCAGGACGCGGATCGCCTGCGGCGCGGCCCAGGCGAGCCCGCCGAGGTGACCGCGCGTGGCCATCGAGCGGATGTAGACGCCGGGGTCGGACGCGTGGTCCGACATCCGCACCCGGTCGCCGAGGAGGGCGCCGCCGGAGAAGGGCGACGACGGGTCGACGGCCAGGACGCCGACCCGCTTGCCCGTACGCCGGTAGGCACTCACGAGCGCGGACGTCGATGTCGACTTGCCGACTCCCGGCGACCCGGTGAGGCCCACCACGTACGCGTGCCCGGCCAGCGGGGCCAGCGCGGCCATCACCTCGCGCAACTGCGGGGACGCCCCCTCCACCAGGGAGATCAGCCGGGCCACGGCCCGCGGCCTGCCCTCGCGGGCCTGCGCCACCAGGGTGGGGACGTCCTGCATGAAACAGCTCCGTTCGCTACGTACGGGACACGGTCGGCCGTGGGGTCAGCTCTTCGCCACCTTGACGATCAGCGCGTCGCCCTGGCCACCGCCGCCGCACAGCGCGGCCGCGCCCACACCGCCGCCGCGCCGCTTCAGTTCGAGGGCGAGGTGCAGGACGACGCGGGCGCCGGACATCCCGATCGGATGACCCAGGGCAATGGCCCCGCCGTTGACGTTCACCTTTTCCGAGGACACCCCGAGGTCCTTCATTGACTGCACCGCGACGGCCGCGAAGGCCTCGTTGATCTCGATGAGGTCGAGGTCCCCGACCGCGAGGCCCTCCTTCTTCAGGGCGTGCTGGATGGCGTTGGACGGCTGCGACTGGAGCGAGCTGTCCGGGCCCGCGACGTTGCCGTGCGCCCCGATCTCCGCGATCCAGTCGAGGCCGAGCTCCTCGGCCTTGGCCTTGGACATCACCACGACCGCCGCGGCGCCGTCGGAGATCTGCGAGGCGGTGCCCGCCGTGATCGTGCCGTCCTTGGCGAAGGCGGGGCGCAGCTTGGCCAGCGACTCGACGGTCGTCTCGGCGCGGATGCCCTCGTCCTTGCTGAACAGGACCGGGTCGCCCTTGCGCTGCGGGATCTCGACCGGGGTGATCTCGGCCTCGAAGATGCCGTTCTTCTGGGCGGCCGCGGCCCGCTGGTGCGACGCGGCGGCGATCTCGTCCTGCTCGGGGCGCGCGATGCCGAGGCGGGTGTTGTGCTTCTCCGTCGACTCGCCCATCGCGACACCGTCGAACGAGTCGGTCAGACCGTCGTACGCCATGGAGTCGATCATCTCGATCGCGCCGTACTTGTAGCCCTCGCGGGACTTGGGGAGCAGGTGCGGGGCGTTGGTCATGGACTCCTGGCCGCCCGCGACGACCACGTCGAACTCGCCCGCGCGGATCAGCTGGTCGGCGAGCGCGATGGCGTCGAGACCCGAGAGGCACACCTTGTTGATGGTGAGCGCGGGGACGTTCATCGGGATGCCCGCCTTGACGGCGGCCTGGCGCGCCGGGATCTGCCCCGCCCCGGCCTGAAGGACCTGGCCCATGATCACGTACTGCACCTGGTCGCCACCGATTCCGGCCCGGTCGAGCGCGGCCTTGATGGCGAAACCGCCCAGGTCAGCACCCGAGAAGGACTTCAGGGAGCCGAGCAGACGGCCCATGGGCGTGCGCGCGCCCGCGACGATCACTGAGGTGGTGCCGGTCGTTCCAGACATGTGCCACGGCCCCTTGGGAGGAGAAGTTAACGAGGGTTTATCTGAATGTACTGAGCGGTACTCCCCGCGTCATCGGGCGACGACTGTGATCGCGCGCACGTTGCGTAATCACCGCATGAAGCGCTGCACTTGAACCATGCTGACGCGAATCGATCACATCGGGATCGCCTGTTTCGACCTCGACAAGACCGTCGAGTTCTACCGCGCGACGTACGGGTTCGAGGTGTTCCACACCGAGGTCAACGAGGAGCAGGGCGTACGCGAGGCCATGCTCAAGATCAACGAGACGAGTGACGGCGGCGCCTCCTACCTCCAGTTGCTCGAACCGACCCGCGACGACTCCGCGGTGGGCAAGTGGCTGAAGAAGAACGGCGAGGGCGTGCACCACATCGCCTTCGGCACCGCGGACGTCGACGGGGACGCCGCGGCCATCAAGGACAAGGGCGTACGCGTCCTCTACGACGAGCCCCGCATCGGTTCCATGGGGTCGCGCATCACCTTCCTGCACCCCAAGGACTGCCACGGCGTCCTGACGGAACTTGTCACTTCCGCGCCTTCCGAGTCACCGGAGCACTGACCTCCGTATATCTGGGCCGGTAGGGTTGGCCGCGGCCGCCCGATTTCTGGGCGGTCACGTGCCGGGGTCCGGGTTTCGGGGGACGAGCGTCGGGGCAGCAGCCCATGCTTCGCTGTTGATCTGACACCATTCTCCCGGGGGCCCCGTTCGGCCGATGGACGGGGCTCGTTGGAGAGACTTGCGGCCAGGAGTGGGGCTTCCCCTGCTCGAGCGAAGCCGAGGGCCTGGGGAAGGATGGGACCGCGCAGTGCGGGGCTACGAACGCCAAGAGAACTCGCGGGCTGAGACCGACAGTCTTTCGCGGTTCGAGGCCGAGATGGACCGGCTGAAGACCGATCGGGAGAAGGCCGTCCAGCACGCCGAGGATCTCGGCTACCAGGTCGAGGTGTTGCGCGCCAAGCTGCACGAGGCGCGCCGCAACCTCGCGTCCCGCCCTGCCTACGACAGCGCGGACATCGGCTACCAGGCGGAGCAGCTGCTCCGTAACGCCCAGATCCAGGCCGAGCAGCTGCGCGCGGACGCCGAGCGCGAGCTGCGGGACGCCAGGGCGCAGACCCAGCGCATCCTTCAGGAGCACGCCGAGCAGCAGGCCAGGCTCCAGTCCGAGCTGCACACCGAGGCCGTGACGCGGCGCCAGCAGCTCGACCAGGAGCTGAACGAGCGCCGTCAGACCGTCGAGTCGCACGTCAACGAGAACGTGGCCTGGGCCGAGCAGCTCCGGGCCCGTACGGAGCAGCAGGCCCGAAGGCTGCTCGACGAGTCGCGCGCCGAGGCCGACCAGGCGCTCGCCGCCGCCCGCGCCGAGGCCGAGCGCGTCGCCGAGCAGGCCCGCCAGCGCCTGGCGAGCGACGCCGAGTCCGCCCGCGCCGAGGCGGAGGCGACCCTGCGCCGCGCCCGCAGCGACGCCGAGCGCCTCCTGAACGCCGCCTCCACGCAGGCGCAGGAGGCCACCGACCACGCCGAGCAGCTGCGCTCCAGCACGGCCACCGAGTCCGAGCAGGCGCGCCGTCAGGCCGCCGAGGCGAGCCGGGCCGCCGAGCAGCGCATGACCGAGGCCGACACGGCGCTTCGCGAGGCGCGCGCCGAGGCCGAGAAGGTCCTCGCCGAGGCCAAGGACACCGCGTCCAAGCAGCTCGCGGCCGCCGAGGGCGCGAACGAACAGCGCACGCGCACCGCCAAGGAGCAGGTCGCCCGCCTCGTCGGCGAGGCCACCAAGGAGGCCGAGGCCACCAGGTCCGAGTCCGAGCAGGTGATCGCCGACGCCCGCGCGGAGGCCGAGAAGCTGATCACGGACGCCTCGGAGAAGGCGCGCACGATCACCGCCGAGGAGACCGCCGGCCAGCTCGCGAAGGCCGCGCGGACCGCCGAGGAGGTCCTCGACAAGGCGTCCAGGACCGCCAAGGAGACCACCAAGGCCGCCACCGAGGAGGCCGAGCGGATCCGCACGGAGGCCGAGGCCGAGGCGGACCGGCTGCGCGGCGAGGCGCACGACATCGCCGAGGGGCTCAAGGGCGCGGCGAAGGACGACACCAAGGAGTACCGCGCCAAGACCGTCGAGCTGCAGGAGGAGGCGCGCAGGCTGCGCGGCGAGGCCGAGCAGCTGCGGGCCGAGGCCGTGGAGGAGGGCGAGCGGATCAGGGCGGAGGCCCGCCGCGAGGCCGTCCAGCAGATCGAGGAGGCGGCCAGGTCCGCCGAGGAGCTCCTGGCCAAGGCGAAGGCCGACGCCGACGAGCTGAAGTCGGCGGCGACCACCGAGAGCGAGCGGGTCCGCACCGAGGCCATCGAGCGCGCCACGACGCTGCGCAAGCAGGCCGAGGAGACCCTGGAGCGCACCCGCGCCGAGGCCGAGCGGCACCGCGAGGAGGCCGCCGAGCAGGCCGAGACCACCAAGTCGGAGGCCGAGGACGCCGCGCGCGAGCTGCGCGAGGAGACCGAGCGGGCCATAGCGGCCAGGCAGGCCGAGGCCGCCGACGAGCTGGCCAGGCTGCACACGGAGGCCGAGGAGCGCCTGGCCGCCGCCGAGCAGGCGCTGACCGACGCCCGCGCCGAGGCCGAGCGCATCCGCAAGGAGGCCACCGAGGAGACCGACCGGCTGCGCACGGAGTCCGCCGAGCGGATCCGCACGCTGCAGGACCAGGCCGAGACGGAGGCCGAGCGGCTGCGCACGGAGGCCGCCGCCGACGCCTCGCAGGCCCGCGCGGAGGGCGAGAGCGTCGCCGTACGGCTGCGTTCGGAGGCCGCGGCCGAGGCCGAGCGGCTCAAGACCGAGGCGCAGGAGTCCGCGGACCGGGTGCGCGCGGAGGCGGCAGCGGCCGCCGAGCGCGTCGGCGCGGAGGCCGCGGAGGCCCTGTCCGCCGCCCAGGACGAGGCGGCGCGGCGCCGCCGCGAGGCCGAGGAGACCCTCAACTCCGCGCGCGGGGAGGCCGATCAGGAGCGCGAGCGGGCCCGCGAGCAGAGCGAGGAGCTCCTCGCGTCCGCCCGCAAGCGCGTCGAGGAGGCCCAGGCCGAGGCGGTCCGCCTGGTCGAGGAGGCCGACCGCCGCGCGACCGAGATGGTCTCGGCCGCCGACCAGCACGCCCAGTCCGTACGGGACTCGGTCGCGGGCCTGCACGAGACGGCGCAGGAAGAGGTCGCGGGTCTGCGCTCCGCCGCCGAGCACGCCGCGGAGCGTACGAAGACCGAGGCGCAGGAGGAGGCGGACCGCGTCCGCTCCGACGCCTACGCCGAGCGGGAGCGCGCCACCGAGGACGCCAACCGCACCCGGCGCGAGGCGACGGAGTCGTCGGAGGCCGCCAAGTCGCTCGCGGAGCGCACCGTCGCTGACGCGATCGCGGAGGCCGAGCGGATGCGTTCGGACGCCTCCGAGCACGCCCAGCGGGTGCGTACGGAAGCCTCCGACACCATCGCGTCGGCCGAGCAGGACGCCTCACGTACGCGAGCCGACGCCCGTGAGGACGCCAACCGCATCCGCAGCGACGCGGCGGGCCAGGCCGACCAGTTGATCGGCGAGGCGCGCGGCGAGGCCGAGCGGCTGCAGAACGAGACGATCGCGGAGGCCGACCGCGTCCGCGCCGAGGCCACCGAGCAGGCCGAGCGGCTGCGCGCCGACTCCACCGCGGAGGCCGAGCGCCTCACGACAGAGACGGCCACCGAGGCGGAGCGGCTGCGCACCGAGTCCGTGGCGAAGGCCGAGAAGCTCATCTCGGACGCGACGGGCGACGCCGAGCGGCTGCGCGCGGAGGCGTCCGACACGGTCAACTCCGCGCAGCAGCACGCCGAGCGGATCCGCAGCGACTCCGAGCGCGTCAAGGCGGACGCCGCGAGGGAGGCCGAGCGGCTCACGTCCGAAGCGCGCGAGGAGAGCGAGCGCACCCTCGACGAGGCCCGCGGCGCCGCCAACAAGCGCCGCCAGGAAGCCGCCGAGCAGGTCGACACGCTCATCACGGAGGCCGCCGCCGAGGCCGAGAAGCTGACGGCCGACTCCCAGGAGAAGGCGCTCAAGGCCACGACGGACGCGGAGGCGCAGGCGGACACGATGGTCGGCGCGGCCCGCAGCGAGGCCGAGCGCCTCGTCGCCGAGGCGACGGTCGAGGGCAACTCCCTGGTGGAGAAGGCCCGTACGGACGCGGACGAACTCCTGGTCGGGGCGCGCCGCGACGCGACCGCCATAAGGGAGCGCTCCGAGGAGCAGCGCGACCGGCTCACCACCGAGATCGAGGAGCTGCACGAGCGTGCGCGCCGCGAGTCCGCCGAGGCGATGAAGTCCGCGGGCGAGCGCTGCGACGCGCTGGTCAAGGCCGCCGAAGAGCAGCTCGCCGAGGCCCAGTCGAAGGCCAAGGAGCTGGTGTCGGACGCCAACTCCGAGGCGGGCAAGGTCCGTATCGCCGCGGTCAAGAAGGCGGAGGGGCTCCTCAAGGAGGCCGAGGCGAAGAAGACCTCGCTGGTGACCGAGGCCGAGCGGATCAAGTCCGAGGCGGAGGCCGAGGCGACGCACATGGTCGAGGAGGGCAAGCGCGAGCTCGAGGTGCTGGTGCGCCGCCGCGAGGACATCAATGCGGAGATTTCCCGTGTCCAGGACGTGCTG contains these protein-coding regions:
- a CDS encoding response regulator transcription factor, whose product is MRLLIVEDEKRLALSLAKGLTAEGYAVDVVHDGIDGLHRASEGTYDLVVLDIMLPGMNGYRICAMLRAAGHDVPILMLTAKDGEYDEAEGLDTGADDYLTKPFSYVVLVARVKALLRRRGSGGPSPVHTLGDLKVDTAARRVFRGDDEVTLTTKEFAVLEQLVTRAGEVVSKGDILEHVWDFAYEGDPNIVEVYISTLRRKLGAALIKTVRGAGYRLEAPR
- the mce gene encoding methylmalonyl-CoA epimerase; its protein translation is MLTRIDHIGIACFDLDKTVEFYRATYGFEVFHTEVNEEQGVREAMLKINETSDGGASYLQLLEPTRDDSAVGKWLKKNGEGVHHIAFGTADVDGDAAAIKDKGVRVLYDEPRIGSMGSRITFLHPKDCHGVLTELVTSAPSESPEH
- the scy gene encoding polarized growth protein Scy, with protein sequence MRGYERQENSRAETDSLSRFEAEMDRLKTDREKAVQHAEDLGYQVEVLRAKLHEARRNLASRPAYDSADIGYQAEQLLRNAQIQAEQLRADAERELRDARAQTQRILQEHAEQQARLQSELHTEAVTRRQQLDQELNERRQTVESHVNENVAWAEQLRARTEQQARRLLDESRAEADQALAAARAEAERVAEQARQRLASDAESARAEAEATLRRARSDAERLLNAASTQAQEATDHAEQLRSSTATESEQARRQAAEASRAAEQRMTEADTALREARAEAEKVLAEAKDTASKQLAAAEGANEQRTRTAKEQVARLVGEATKEAEATRSESEQVIADARAEAEKLITDASEKARTITAEETAGQLAKAARTAEEVLDKASRTAKETTKAATEEAERIRTEAEAEADRLRGEAHDIAEGLKGAAKDDTKEYRAKTVELQEEARRLRGEAEQLRAEAVEEGERIRAEARREAVQQIEEAARSAEELLAKAKADADELKSAATTESERVRTEAIERATTLRKQAEETLERTRAEAERHREEAAEQAETTKSEAEDAARELREETERAIAARQAEAADELARLHTEAEERLAAAEQALTDARAEAERIRKEATEETDRLRTESAERIRTLQDQAETEAERLRTEAAADASQARAEGESVAVRLRSEAAAEAERLKTEAQESADRVRAEAAAAAERVGAEAAEALSAAQDEAARRRREAEETLNSARGEADQERERAREQSEELLASARKRVEEAQAEAVRLVEEADRRATEMVSAADQHAQSVRDSVAGLHETAQEEVAGLRSAAEHAAERTKTEAQEEADRVRSDAYAERERATEDANRTRREATESSEAAKSLAERTVADAIAEAERMRSDASEHAQRVRTEASDTIASAEQDASRTRADAREDANRIRSDAAGQADQLIGEARGEAERLQNETIAEADRVRAEATEQAERLRADSTAEAERLTTETATEAERLRTESVAKAEKLISDATGDAERLRAEASDTVNSAQQHAERIRSDSERVKADAAREAERLTSEAREESERTLDEARGAANKRRQEAAEQVDTLITEAAAEAEKLTADSQEKALKATTDAEAQADTMVGAARSEAERLVAEATVEGNSLVEKARTDADELLVGARRDATAIRERSEEQRDRLTTEIEELHERARRESAEAMKSAGERCDALVKAAEEQLAEAQSKAKELVSDANSEAGKVRIAAVKKAEGLLKEAEAKKTSLVTEAERIKSEAEAEATHMVEEGKRELEVLVRRREDINAEISRVQDVLEALESFEAPSGGAKDNGVKAGATAGSTRSGGKSSEG
- a CDS encoding acetyl-CoA C-acetyltransferase, which produces MSGTTGTTSVIVAGARTPMGRLLGSLKSFSGADLGGFAIKAALDRAGIGGDQVQYVIMGQVLQAGAGQIPARQAAVKAGIPMNVPALTINKVCLSGLDAIALADQLIRAGEFDVVVAGGQESMTNAPHLLPKSREGYKYGAIEMIDSMAYDGLTDSFDGVAMGESTEKHNTRLGIARPEQDEIAAASHQRAAAAQKNGIFEAEITPVEIPQRKGDPVLFSKDEGIRAETTVESLAKLRPAFAKDGTITAGTASQISDGAAAVVVMSKAKAEELGLDWIAEIGAHGNVAGPDSSLQSQPSNAIQHALKKEGLAVGDLDLIEINEAFAAVAVQSMKDLGVSSEKVNVNGGAIALGHPIGMSGARVVLHLALELKRRGGGVGAAALCGGGGQGDALIVKVAKS
- a CDS encoding sensor histidine kinase; the protein is MRRLFGSVRARATLGAGLVVALALIAAGAAVLLSLRTNLTDQAGARASSAAREVASQLVSGRSPADLDLPDGEDAPVQVVDEDGRLVAASEDLERISGTGVDAVKPGTAAGKPSGDDDGEAKGEDRGKGEDRGKGGDGSESEISDDTEYTNGSATVDGESADYRFAAVEVSTENESTGDLTVYAGGSLSDEQSAVSTALTSMLVGFPLLLAVVAGTTWLVTRRALRPVAAITEEMSAITASEDLARRVPEPDTHDEIARLARTTNETLTALQTSVERQRRFVADASHELRSPIASLRTQLEVGAAHPELLDVDGAVADTVRLQELAADLLLLARLDAGEKPGGARVDLAALVREELSQRTRDRVDVRTDLKSLEVAGSRGQLARVLGNLLNNAQRHARSQVAVTTRTDGAWAVLEVADDGSGVPEGERERIFERFVRLDDARSRDDGGAGLGLAIARDVAVRHGGTLVVREAPSGGALFELRLPIPQSSAE
- the meaB gene encoding methylmalonyl Co-A mutase-associated GTPase MeaB, whose product is MQDVPTLVAQAREGRPRAVARLISLVEGASPQLREVMAALAPLAGHAYVVGLTGSPGVGKSTSTSALVSAYRRTGKRVGVLAVDPSSPFSGGALLGDRVRMSDHASDPGVYIRSMATRGHLGGLAWAAPQAIRVLDAAGCDVILVETVGVGQSEVEIASQADTSVVLLAPGMGDGIQAAKAGILEIGDVYVVNKADRDGADATARELNHMLGLGESRGPGDWRPPIVKTVAARGEGIDEVVEALEKHRAWMEERGVLAERRAARAAHEVEAIAVTALRERIGSLHGDRRLSALAQRIVAGELDPYAAADELVAGLTSG
- a CDS encoding PepSY domain-containing protein produces the protein MKRNIVIATFAAAALVAGGTATALAVTGDDESTAAKHSSVQVKDVKDDDRDDTVENVTEAKAAKVTAADAIRAALADTPGTAVSAELDDEDGGLVWGVDVLKGSTWHNVEVDPGTGKVLGSWVDKDDDGDDGDDATRVNSALKGASTSAEDAAKAAAAKGTVTSVDLDDDGTAGAWEVETTDTKGAEADWHVGLKGDKVTADRSDRHDDRGDHDDRDGKDHDDDGSDD